A window of Dorea formicigenerans contains these coding sequences:
- a CDS encoding helix-turn-helix domain-containing protein → MNTIAERIKFAMRAKNKKQVDIVKDTGISKGAFSSYLSGQYNPKADKMELIADSLDVDLRWLYGENVPMEHTSKNNNALQYVFYNNSCSEYLLDNLDDIYIAMMTQYAALIPRFYVLVNRAGNAMHLLPLFLKEDSSEFYECPSDFFYSDRHTIFTRDFESIHMVLTTATIYYYGIDTKTYEPKVTKLAYSQTDDCFYIDNEVHDCHIKAFEKEVVKEALYLKHNAQ, encoded by the coding sequence ATGAATACAATCGCAGAACGGATTAAATTTGCCATGAGAGCAAAAAATAAAAAACAGGTGGACATAGTCAAAGATACAGGTATCAGCAAAGGGGCGTTCAGTTCCTATCTTTCGGGACAATACAATCCAAAAGCCGATAAAATGGAATTGATTGCCGACTCCTTAGATGTAGACTTGCGGTGGCTTTACGGAGAAAATGTACCTATGGAACATACAAGTAAGAATAACAATGCCCTGCAATATGTCTTTTATAACAACTCCTGCTCCGAGTATCTTCTTGATAATTTAGACGATATCTATATTGCCATGATGACCCAATATGCCGCCCTTATTCCACGCTTTTATGTTCTTGTCAATCGTGCTGGAAATGCAATGCACCTATTACCTTTATTTTTGAAAGAAGACAGTTCCGAGTTCTACGAATGTCCGTCTGATTTCTTCTATTCCGACAGGCATACTATTTTTACAAGAGATTTTGAAAGTATTCACATGGTATTAACAACCGCCACGATTTACTATTACGGAATTGATACAAAAACTTATGAACCGAAAGTTACCAAACTTGCCTACTCACAGACTGACGATTGCTTTTATATTGACAATGAAGTACATGATTGTCATATCAAAGCATTTGAAAAAGAAGTGGTAAAAGAAGCACTTTACTTAAAACACAACGCCCAGTAA
- a CDS encoding helix-turn-helix transcriptional regulator: MALNDNIKKFREEKNLTQQQLADKLYVSRQTVCRWENGSRCPDLITAKKLALELDVSMDELISDEDVNDMQVNYVIGKSERIQNRMRLQEFRKKLLNFMEILGTIFMAIILLFRVQLERDIPLWFTVSFFCIVIPLITVNLLISKKLREM; encoded by the coding sequence ATGGCATTAAATGATAACATCAAAAAATTCAGAGAAGAAAAAAATCTCACTCAGCAACAACTGGCAGATAAGTTATATGTTTCAAGGCAGACAGTTTGTCGTTGGGAAAATGGTTCAAGATGTCCAGATTTGATTACGGCAAAAAAACTGGCATTAGAACTAGATGTAAGTATGGATGAACTTATATCAGATGAAGATGTAAATGATATGCAAGTAAATTATGTAATAGGGAAATCTGAAAGGATACAAAATCGGATGCGTCTACAAGAATTCCGCAAAAAATTGTTGAATTTTATGGAGATTTTGGGAACCATATTTATGGCAATTATTCTGCTTTTTCGTGTTCAATTAGAGAGGGATATACCACTATGGTTTACCGTTAGTTTCTTTTGTATAGTAATTCCATTGATTACAGTCAATTTACTGATTTCTAAAAAGTTGAGAGAAATGTAG